Proteins encoded by one window of Apus apus isolate bApuApu2 chromosome 15, bApuApu2.pri.cur, whole genome shotgun sequence:
- the SRMS gene encoding tyrosine-protein kinase Srms translates to MEQFVRKRLTFLTSFWNKLRPRSVTESCSLGYLGSDSVSLHSEPNSVSFLPKSSLFIALYTFTARSAEELSVSAGDKLRVLREEGEYVFARRLLGEPAMGYVPAAYVANLSQGTSTHQPWYFSKISRNEAEQLLLSPPNQHGSFLIRDSESSKGEYSLSVRNHTKVSHFRICKSPRGSFYIQKGHPFPDMEELLAFYTKHWKVIQSPLLQPCSPATPPERDGWERPRWEFTLRRKLGEGYFGEVWEGLWRNTVPVAIKIIKADMKAEDFTKEIQNLKRLRHEKLIQLHAVCSLDEPVYIITELMRKGNLHSYLNSPEGKSLGTSHLLNIACQVADGMRYLEEKHIVHRDLAARNILVGEELTCKIADFGLARLLKDDIYSTSSSTKIPVKWTAPEAANYRTYSLKSDVWSYGILLYEVFTYGQIPYEGMTNQETVRQITRGYRLPRPSSCPPEIYSIMLECWNGNTEERPTFLALREKLGFIYRRLLSSLS, encoded by the exons ATGGAGCAGTTTGTCAGGAAGCGTTTGACCTTCCTGACATCCTTCTGGAACAAGCTCCGGCCTCGCTCCGTGACTGAGAGCTGCTCGCTGGGGTATCTTGGTTCCGATTCCGTTTCGCTGCACTCGGAGCCCAACTCCGTTTCCTTCCTCCCCAAGTCCTCTCTCTTCATTGCTTTATACACGTTCACAGCCCGGAGCGCCGAGGAACTGAGCGTGAGCGCAGGGGACAAACTGCGTGTCCTCAGAGAAGAAGGGGAGTATGTCTTTGCCCggaggctgctgggggagcCAGCCATGGGCTACGTTCCTGCTGCCTATGTGGCCAACCTCAGCCAGGGCACCTCTACGCACCAGCC CTGGTACTTCAGCAAGATCAGTAGAAATGaagcagagcagcttctcctgTCACCTCCCAACCAACATGGCTCCTTCCTCATCCGTGACAGTGAGAGCAGCAAGGGCGAGTACTCTCTCTCAG TGCGCAACCACACCAAGGTCAGCCACTTCCGAATCTGCAAGAGCCCCAGGGGCAGCTTCTACATACAGAAGGGACATCCCTTCCCAGACATGGAGGAGCTCCTTGCCTTCTACACCAAGCACTGGAAGGTCATCCAGAGccccttgctgcagccctgcagccccgcg ACCCCACCCGAGAGGGACGGCTGGGAGCGCCCACGCTGGGAGTTCACCCTGCGGAGGAAGCTGGGAGAGGGCTACTTCGGAGAGGtgtgggaagggctgtggaggAACACGGTGCCAGTGGCCATCAAGATCATAAAAG CTGACATGAAGGCAGAAGACTTCACCAAGGAGATTCAGAACCTGAAGCGCCTGAGGCATGAGAAGCTGATCCAGCTGCATGCTGTCTGCTCGCTGGACGAGCCTGTGTACATCATCACTGAGCTCATGCGGAAAGGCAACCTCCACAGCTACCTCAACA GTCCTGAAGGGAAGTCCTTGGGCACCTCCCACCTGCTCAACATTGCCTGCCAAGTAGCAGATGGGATGAGGTACCTGGAGGAGAAGCACATTGTCCACCGGGACCTGGCAGCCAGAAACATACTGGTGGGAGAGGAACTCACCTGCAAAATTGCTGATTTTGGACTTGCTCGTCTCCTCAAG GATGACATTTattccaccagcagcagcaccaaaaTCCCAGTGAAGTGGACAGCCCCAGAGGCCGCCAACTACCGCACCTACTCCCTCAAGTCTGATGTCTGGTCCTACGGGATTCTGCTCTATGAAGTCTTCACGTATGGTCAGATCCCATACGAAG GAATGACGAACCAAGAAACCGTACGGCAAATCACCAGGGGCTACCGCCTTCCCcggcccagctcctgcccacccGAGATCTACAGCATCATGCTGGAGTGCTGGAATGGCAACACAGAGGAGCGTCCCACCTTCCTGGCCCTGCGGGAGAAGCTGGGCTTCATTTACAGACggctgctcagctccctctcCTGA